A part of Chiloscyllium plagiosum isolate BGI_BamShark_2017 unplaced genomic scaffold, ASM401019v2 scaf_11859, whole genome shotgun sequence genomic DNA contains:
- the LOC122547155 gene encoding interferon regulatory factor 7-like isoform X2 — protein sequence MNNQKPQFRSWLIAQVNSGRYHGLRWLNHEKTMFRIPWKHAGRQDLCENDYSIFKGWATVSGKCTDGPPKWKTNFRCALNNIDSFTLLEDNSKESTDPHKIYVITNDKVNSALEPNMDGTLQEDDNLESQLHISPETNLEQPNFALYVPQQSSAIPNTEGQLEEWIPDFDLMNLSDSAEDQMAPGLFNPANIYNSAVNGIYNFQVPPGTPPQEVFNVSPAQVVPTDEYRELPSQTFNADQTWEPLLVPTFHVMENVAQEIPVHYPALDVPLNPAPGTQVEIPIVSQLQQGMSS from the exons ATGAACAACCAGAAACCACAATTCCGATCCTGGTTAATCGCTCAGGTTAACAGCGGTCGTTATCATGGGCTGCGCTGGCTGAACCACGAAAAGACCATGTTCCGAATTCCCTGGAAACATGCCGGCAGGCAGGACCTCTGTGAGAATGATTACAGCATCTTCAAG GGTTGGGCAACAGTGAGTGGGAAATGTACTGATGGTCCACCCAAATGGAAAACTAACTTCCGATGTGCCCTCAACAACATTGACTCATTCACTTTGCTGGAGGACAACTCGAAGGAATCAACGGATCCACATAAAATCTATGTCATTACTAACGACAAGGTCAATTCAGCGCTTG AACCAAACATGGATGGAACTCTGCAGGAAGATGATAACCTCGAATCACAACTGCACATTAGTCCTGAGACTAACCTGGAACAGCCTAACTTTGCACTCTATGTTCCCCAGCAGTCCTCTGCAATACCCAACACTGAG GGACAGTTAGAAGAATGGATTCCAGATTTTGATTTAATGAATCTGTCGGACAGTGCTGAAG ACCAAATGGCTCCTGGCCTGTTCAATCCAGCAAACATCTATAACTCAGCCGTGAACGGAATCTACAATTTCCAGGTGCCTCCTGGCACTCCTCCCCAGGAAGTTTTCAATGTGTCACCAGCCCAAGTCGTGCCCACTGATGAGTACAGAGAGCTGCCAAGTCAAACATTCAACGCAG ACCAAACTTGGGAGCCTCTGCTTGTCCCAACATTTCATGTAATGGAGAATGTGGCCCAGGAGATACCAGTACACTATCCTGCTTTAGATGTCCCTCTGAATCCAGCTCCAGGAACGCAGGTTGAAATTCCAATTGTATCTCAACTCCAACAAGGTATGTCAAGCTGA
- the LOC122547155 gene encoding interferon regulatory factor 7-like isoform X1, which produces MFAVSAMGKQRMNNQKPQFRSWLIAQVNSGRYHGLRWLNHEKTMFRIPWKHAGRQDLCENDYSIFKGWATVSGKCTDGPPKWKTNFRCALNNIDSFTLLEDNSKESTDPHKIYVITNDKVNSALEPNMDGTLQEDDNLESQLHISPETNLEQPNFALYVPQQSSAIPNTEGQLEEWIPDFDLMNLSDSAEDQMAPGLFNPANIYNSAVNGIYNFQVPPGTPPQEVFNVSPAQVVPTDEYRELPSQTFNADQTWEPLLVPTFHVMENVAQEIPVHYPALDVPLNPAPGTQVEIPIVSQLQQGMSS; this is translated from the exons ATGTTTGCAGTGTCTGCAATGGGCAAGCAGAG AATGAACAACCAGAAACCACAATTCCGATCCTGGTTAATCGCTCAGGTTAACAGCGGTCGTTATCATGGGCTGCGCTGGCTGAACCACGAAAAGACCATGTTCCGAATTCCCTGGAAACATGCCGGCAGGCAGGACCTCTGTGAGAATGATTACAGCATCTTCAAG GGTTGGGCAACAGTGAGTGGGAAATGTACTGATGGTCCACCCAAATGGAAAACTAACTTCCGATGTGCCCTCAACAACATTGACTCATTCACTTTGCTGGAGGACAACTCGAAGGAATCAACGGATCCACATAAAATCTATGTCATTACTAACGACAAGGTCAATTCAGCGCTTG AACCAAACATGGATGGAACTCTGCAGGAAGATGATAACCTCGAATCACAACTGCACATTAGTCCTGAGACTAACCTGGAACAGCCTAACTTTGCACTCTATGTTCCCCAGCAGTCCTCTGCAATACCCAACACTGAG GGACAGTTAGAAGAATGGATTCCAGATTTTGATTTAATGAATCTGTCGGACAGTGCTGAAG ACCAAATGGCTCCTGGCCTGTTCAATCCAGCAAACATCTATAACTCAGCCGTGAACGGAATCTACAATTTCCAGGTGCCTCCTGGCACTCCTCCCCAGGAAGTTTTCAATGTGTCACCAGCCCAAGTCGTGCCCACTGATGAGTACAGAGAGCTGCCAAGTCAAACATTCAACGCAG ACCAAACTTGGGAGCCTCTGCTTGTCCCAACATTTCATGTAATGGAGAATGTGGCCCAGGAGATACCAGTACACTATCCTGCTTTAGATGTCCCTCTGAATCCAGCTCCAGGAACGCAGGTTGAAATTCCAATTGTATCTCAACTCCAACAAGGTATGTCAAGCTGA